In one Agrobacterium tumefaciens genomic region, the following are encoded:
- the rnhA gene encoding ribonuclease HI: MKHVDIFTDGACSGNPGPGGWGAVLRYGEVEKELSGGEAETTNNRMELLAAISALNALKSPCEVDLYTDSAYVKDGITKWIFGWKKKGWKTADNKPVKNVELWQALEAAQERHKVTLHWVKGHAGHPENERADELARKGMEPFKRR, encoded by the coding sequence ATGAAACATGTCGATATTTTCACCGATGGCGCCTGCTCCGGCAATCCCGGTCCCGGCGGCTGGGGTGCCGTGCTGCGTTATGGTGAGGTGGAGAAGGAACTCTCCGGCGGCGAGGCCGAGACCACCAATAACCGCATGGAACTGCTGGCGGCGATTTCGGCGCTCAACGCGCTGAAAAGCCCCTGCGAGGTCGATCTTTATACCGACAGCGCCTATGTGAAAGACGGCATCACCAAATGGATTTTCGGCTGGAAAAAGAAGGGCTGGAAAACCGCCGATAACAAGCCGGTCAAGAATGTCGAGCTGTGGCAGGCGCTGGAAGCGGCGCAGGAACGCCACAAGGTTACCCTGCATTGGGTCAAGGGCCATGCTGGCCACCCGGAAAACGAGCGCGCCGACGAATTGGCGCGCAAGGGCATGGAGCCCTTCAAACGGCGGTAA